Below is a genomic region from Pleomorphomonas sp. T1.2MG-36.
CCCATGTGGGCTTCGATCGCCGCGGCAAAGGCGTCGGCGTCGACACCGTCGGCGATCAGATCGGCGATGCGTCCGTCAGGCTCCTTCGCCTCGAACAGGCCGGCCACCGTGGCGGCAAGGTCGACCGGCGGCGACGCGGCCGGCCGGGTGGCGGGGCGAGCGGTGGCACGGGGCATGGGTGTCGAAGCGGAACGGGGCGCCATACTGGTATCTCCTAGCTGACCGGATCGTGCAGGAGAAACGGTTAACGGATTGTCGTTTTCACTGAGTGCAACCGTCGAATTTGCGTAGCAAAATCTACGTACTAAATCGAAAATGCAACCTTGGGATTGATTAATGGACGGCCGCTCGCCGGTTCGGGATGCCTTCCGGCGTGGCGCGCCGGGATGCCGCCCTTCTGACTGCTCCATTTGTTTCTGGTCGATAAAAATACTGATGAAACAACTGCTAGTGCCGTTTAGTGTATCCGTTAAGTGACTGGACATGGACGCGCTACCGACCTCGGCCGGGCCCTTGGCCGGACAGACGGGAGGCTTGGGGCATGGCGAGGGTGATTGGTTTGCGGCGGCTTCGGGGCTGCCTCTGCGCGGCGTCGTCCGTTCTGGTCCTTGGCGTTGCGGCCACATCCGTTCCCGCCGACCAGGCCTGGGCGGGCGATGTCGATGTGAGCACGCCGCAGACCGTCGTCTACGGGAACAGCGACCCTGGCTATCCGGCGACGCTCGACGTCTCCGTCTCATCCAGCGGCAACACGGTACGGCTTGCGACCGGCGCCAACATCACCCAGAGCGCCTATGGCGGGTATGCGGACGCCACCACGGCGGATGACGTCGCCAACTCGAACGGGTTGACCGTGTCGGGCGGGACCGTTGGCCAGAACGCGTACGGCGGCTACTCCGACCAGGGGGACGCCAGCTCCAACACGGTGACCATCTCGGGCGCCTCGACGATCACGGGAGAGGTCAACGGCGGTCGCGCGGCGTCGGCCACGACCGGCAAGGCCGAGAACAACACCGTCACCATCGAGGGCAGCGCCCACACCTCGAACAACATCTATGGCGGCCGTTCCACAAGCAGTCTGGCCGGTGGCAACGCGGTATCCATCGGGGAGAATGCCGTCATCCGTAGCGACGTGTATGGCGGCCAATCGCAGAATGGCACGGCGGCGCAGAACAGCGTCACGATCGGCGGCAGCGCGGATGTGAGAGGCTCTAGCCTATACGGTGGCTCTTCCAAGCTCGGTGCGACCGACAACGACGTCACCATCACGGGGGGGAGCCTCGATGTCGAGTATGTGGGCGGTGGCAATTCCCAGACGGGGAGCGCTTTCACAAACAGCCTGACCATCAGTGGCGGTAACTTTGTCAGGACCGGCGCCTATCTGTTTGGCGGCGGCAGTAAGCTGGACGCCACGGGAAACACCGTCGACATCAGCGGCGGAACCTTCGCTTCCCTCTTCATCGCCGGTGGCATCACCCAGGAGGCGTCGGCCACGGGCAACACGGTGACGATCAGCGGGCCGACGACGTTCAGCAACAACGCCATGCGCCTGTACGGCGGCTACTGTGCGGCGCTTTGCGCGGGCGACATGTTCTCGGGCAACACGCTCAACCTCAAGATAGCCGGCCTCACCGTCGGCACTCTGGATAACTTCAAGTATCTCAACTTCTATCTGCCGACGACGCTCGCCGCTAACGGCACCATGCTGACGGTGGGCGGAATCGCCAACCTGACCGACGGCAACGGCGCGTCGTCCGTCATCAATGTCGGCATCAACGGCGCGTCGTCGGCGCTTGCCGTGGGCGATAGCGTCAAGCTGATCCACGCCGGGACGCTGACCACCGCCGCCGGTCTCAACGGCACGGCGACCGGAACGGGCATGCAGGGCGTGACGCTGCAATACGTGTTCGACATATCAGCGACCACGACGGACCTCATCGCCACCGTTTCGTCGGCCCCCACTGTCACCGACGAGAGCAAGGCGCTGTCGGAGGGCTTCGTTTCCGGGGCGTCGCTGGTCAACGAGGGCGCCGATCTCGCCGCCGGCAAGGGCATGGCCAACGCCATCGGCGGCGCCAGGGCCGACTGGTCGCCGTTCGCGGCGGTGTCCGGCGGTTCGATCCGCACCAACACCGGCTCGCATGTCGACGTCGACGGCGTGTCGCTGGTGGCCGGCCTGTCGCGCGGCATCGATCTCTCCATCGGCCGGCTGATGGCCGGCGCCTTTGCCGAATATGGCAACGGCAACTACGACACCTTCAACGGCTTCGCCTCCGGCGACGTGCGCGGTCACGGCAACAGCCACTATGTCGGCGGCGGCCTGCTCGGCCACCAGGACTTCCGCCCCATGGGACCGGGGCATGTCTATGCCGAGGGTTCGGCCCGTATCGGCGTCGCCCACAACAGCTACTCGAGCGCCGACCTGACCTCGGGCGGCGTCGCGGCCGGCTACGAGACGTCCTCGTTCTATGCTGGCGCCAGCGCCGCCGTCGGCTACGTCTGGACCCTCGGCGACGCCATGACGGTGGATGTCAGCGGCAAGTATCTGTGGTCGCGCCTTGGCAGCGACAGCGCTCAGCTCACCACCGGCGAGACGGTGGACTTCGAGGCGGTGAACTCCGAGCGCACCCGCCTCGGCGCCCGCGTTTCCTACGCCCTCTCCAACAAGGTCACCCCCTATGCCGGCGCGGCCTGGGAGCACGAGTTCGACGGCAAGGCCCGCGCCAGCACCAACGGGCTTGCCATCGACGCGCCGTCGATGGCCGGCGACACCGGCATCCTCGAGGCAGGCCTGACGCTGAAGCCGTCCGACGACCTGCCGCTCTCCATCGACCTCGGCCTCCAGGGCTTCATCGGCCAGCGCGAGGGCATCGCCGGCAGCTTCCAGGCCAAGCTGGCGTTCTGATGCGGCTCGGCTGACGGCCAGACCCAGGGCCGCCTCTGTCTCGACGCGGCGCGGACCGGGCATGGCATCGCCTTCGTGCTGGAGACCGAGGTGTCCGCCGACATCGCCGGGGGCACCTTGCGCCGGGTGCTCGACGACGGGTGCCCGCCCTTCTACGGCTTCCACCTGTTCTACTCCGGCCGCCGGCAGGTGAGTTCGGCGCTGCGTCTGGTGATCGACCGCCTGCGCTACCGGGCGTGAGCGGCGTCCATCCTGCATCTTTCGGATGACGGCCAGACTGTCATGAATGGATAAAAATACTGATGAAACAAGCGCCAGGGTTGTTTAGTGTCTCCGTTAAGTGACTGGACATGGACCCGCTACCGACCTCGGCCGGGCCCTTGGCTGGACTGGCGGGAGGCTTGGGGCATGGTGGGTGGAACCTGTTTGCGGCGGCTCCGGGG
It encodes:
- a CDS encoding autotransporter domain-containing protein; the encoded protein is MARVIGLRRLRGCLCAASSVLVLGVAATSVPADQAWAGDVDVSTPQTVVYGNSDPGYPATLDVSVSSSGNTVRLATGANITQSAYGGYADATTADDVANSNGLTVSGGTVGQNAYGGYSDQGDASSNTVTISGASTITGEVNGGRAASATTGKAENNTVTIEGSAHTSNNIYGGRSTSSLAGGNAVSIGENAVIRSDVYGGQSQNGTAAQNSVTIGGSADVRGSSLYGGSSKLGATDNDVTITGGSLDVEYVGGGNSQTGSAFTNSLTISGGNFVRTGAYLFGGGSKLDATGNTVDISGGTFASLFIAGGITQEASATGNTVTISGPTTFSNNAMRLYGGYCAALCAGDMFSGNTLNLKIAGLTVGTLDNFKYLNFYLPTTLAANGTMLTVGGIANLTDGNGASSVINVGINGASSALAVGDSVKLIHAGTLTTAAGLNGTATGTGMQGVTLQYVFDISATTTDLIATVSSAPTVTDESKALSEGFVSGASLVNEGADLAAGKGMANAIGGARADWSPFAAVSGGSIRTNTGSHVDVDGVSLVAGLSRGIDLSIGRLMAGAFAEYGNGNYDTFNGFASGDVRGHGNSHYVGGGLLGHQDFRPMGPGHVYAEGSARIGVAHNSYSSADLTSGGVAAGYETSSFYAGASAAVGYVWTLGDAMTVDVSGKYLWSRLGSDSAQLTTGETVDFEAVNSERTRLGARVSYALSNKVTPYAGAAWEHEFDGKARASTNGLAIDAPSMAGDTGILEAGLTLKPSDDLPLSIDLGLQGFIGQREGIAGSFQAKLAF